The genomic window TCTTTGTAATGCTTTTTGTAGTCAGAATTTTTAAAAACTTTTCTCAAAAGAGAAAAACCATTGCTATGAACTCCGTTTGAAGAAATACCGATAATTACATCTCCTTTTTTTATTTTACTTCCATCAACAATTTTATTTTTCTCAACAACACCAACACAAAAAGCAGCAAGGTCAAACCCATTTTTCCCATAAACATCTTTCATTTGTGCAATTTCCCCCCCAACTAATACACAATCTGCCATTTTACAACCATCAACTATCCCATCAATAATTTGTTTTTCTCTTTTTCCTTTTAACTCACCAACTGCAATGTAATCAAGAAGAAAGAGAACTTTTGCACCTGAAACACTAACATCATTTACATTCATTCCAACAAGGTCAATTCCAATAGTTGAATAATTATCCATAATTTGAGAAACTAAAATTTTTGTTCCAACTCCATCTGTTGAAGAAACAATAACTGGCTGATTAAAATTTTCAGGAAATTTGAAAAAACCGGAAAAAAAACCAATATCACCAATCATGTATTTTTTTTTATGTAACTTTTCCGTTTTCTTTTTTATATAAGAAATTAATTCTTCTGCTTTTACCTCATCCACCCCTGCTTTTTTATATTTTTCGCTCATTTTTCAGTTCTTTTACATTCCTCAATAAATGCCTCAATATTTTCTATTGGGACTTCTGGTTCAAGAATATGCGTTGGAGAAATGATTAAAGCACCATCATATCCCAATTTTTCTTTTCTTTCTCTTACAACACTTTTAACATCTTCATCTTTTCCAAATGGCATAGTTGATTGAGTCCCTATGGTTCCATCAAAAACAATATATTTACCATACTCTCTTTTAATTTTATAAATATCTAAACATTCTGGCTGAACAGGATTTAGAATTGTAACTCCAATATCAATTAGTTCAGGAATAATTTCTTCAATATTTCCATCACTGTGATACCATATTTGAAT from bacterium includes these protein-coding regions:
- the purM gene encoding phosphoribosylformylglycinamidine cyclo-ligase, which translates into the protein MSEKYKKAGVDEVKAEELISYIKKKTEKLHKKKYMIGDIGFFSGFFKFPENFNQPVIVSSTDGVGTKILVSQIMDNYSTIGIDLVGMNVNDVSVSGAKVLFLLDYIAVGELKGKREKQIIDGIVDGCKMADCVLVGGEIAQMKDVYGKNGFDLAAFCVGVVEKNKIVDGSKIKKGDVIIGISSNGVHSNGFSLLRKVFKNSDYKKHYKEIGKKLGDELLKPTYIYSPLLTKLADNKMIKGVAHITGGGIKGNLVRLIRDNLKCVINKNKWEVPPIFDIIKKEGKISESEMFDVFNMGIGLILVVSPDNVDNALNIIKKYKFSSFVIGEVKEGEREVVLL